CGGCGCAGCTCGACGCCGCCCTGCGAGCGGGCGACCCCGCCGGTGATCCGGCCGGCCTTCACGCCTTCGCCCTCGACGCTCCGGCTGCGGTGGGCGCCGGGATGGGCCTCGACCAGGGGGCGGCCGCCCGTCCCGGCAGGTCCCCTGCGGTCGGGACTCCCCCGCCGGCTCCGGCCGGGCGGCCGGTTGTGGCCGAGCCACAGGGTGCGAACGGGCGGAGCGCGGACTGGCGCGACAGCGACTGGCAGGGCGTCAACTGGCGCGGCGTCAACTGGCGCGAGACCGATTGGCAGGGCGTCAACTGGCGCGGCGTGAACTGGCGCGACACCGACTGGCTCGGCGTCAACTGGCGCGGCGTCAACTGGCGCGGCACCCAGTGGCAGGGCGTCAACTGGCGCGGCGTCAACTGGCGCGACGCCGAGTGGCAGGGCGTCAACTGGCGCGGCGTCAACTGGCGCGGCGTGAACTGGCGCGGCGTCGGCTGGCTGATGGTGACGCCCTAGGTGTCACTGCTTCCCGCGCGATGATGGTTCACGGCCCACCCCGGCTGCGGGAGCTCCCACTGCCCGCCCGCGGCCTCGTCGGGGTGACGGCGGTGCTGTCGGTGCTCGTTGCCGTCACGGCCGTCGTCTCCGGCGACGCTCCCGTGTCGCCGTGGCCCGTCCTCGCACTGTCGGCCGGCATCGCGGTGAGCGAGGGGCTGCGCGTCGACCTGCCCTTCCGGCGCGCCGGCACCGCCCAGTTCAACCTCAGCGACGCCGCGCTCACCGTCGGGTTGCTGCTGCTCCCGCCGGCAGAGGTCGTCCTCGCAGCCTGCCTCGGCAAGCTCTGCTGGCAGCTCGTCGACCGCGTGCCCTCGCTGAAGCTCGTGTTCAACCTCGCCTGGTACGTGACCGGCACGGGAGTCGCCGCGCTCGTCGTGGGAGCCATCGCCCCCCGCCCGGGCCCCGTGGCCGCGGGGAGCATGATCGCGGTCGGGATGGGCCTCTGCACCCTCACGGCAGTCAACGCCACAGCGGTCAGCGGGATCATCGCCCTGTCGGCCCGGCAGTCCTGGCCCGCGACCGCGCGCCGCATCGTGCCCACCCTCGCGCTGCTGACGGTGACGAATGCGGGCCTCGGGCTCATCGCGGTCCTGCTCGCCGAGACGCGTCCGTGGGCGCTGGTCGCCCTCGCGATCCCCGTCGCGCTGCTGTACGGGGCGTCGCGGGCGCAGGTGCACGCAACGGTCGACCGCGAGCGCTCGGCGGCGGTGGTGACCGTCGAACATCGCTTGTCCGACGCCACCGATCCGGCCGCGGTCGCCAGCGCCCTCGTCGAGGGCGTCGGCGAGGTGCTCGGCCTGCGGGCCGCGATCTGGCGCGACGGCCGATGGCTCACCCCACCCCCGGCGCCGCCGGGGGCTGGGTTGCCGGGGTCGGGAACCCAGCAGGCGCCCCTCGGTCGCGGCGAGGGGGTGCTCGTCGCCTGGCCCGGCGAGCTCGGCGTCACCGTCGACAGCGCCGAGTGGCTGGCGCGCCTGGCCCGGTCCGGGGGCGTCCACCTCGACCGGGCCGCGGCCCACTCGGCGCTGGAGCAGGAGCGGGCGACCCTGCGGGCGGTCGTGGACGGCACCGGCGACGGCATATTCGTCGTGGACGAGAGCGCGACGCTGCGCCTGTGGAACCCCGCGATGGGCCGCCTCGCGGCGAGGCTGCCCGAGCAGGCGCTCGGCCTACCGGTTTCCACGGTGCTCGGGCCGGGGCCGTGGCAGACCCCCGGGGTCCACGACGTGACGCGGCCGGGGGTGAACCCGCACACCTGGCGGGTGTCGGTCGCGACGGTGCGCGACACCGCCCACTCCAGCCTGCACGTCGCCGTCGTGCACGACGTCACCGCCGAGCGCCGCGTCGCCCGCATGAAGGACGACATGCTCGCCGTCGTGTCCCACGAGCTGCGCACCCCGCTCACGCCCATCAAGGCGAGCGCGCAGCTGCTGCGCCTGCGCGGCAACGCCATGCGCGAGGAGCAGCGGGAGGAGCTCCTCGCGCAGATCGAGGGGCGGGCCGACCACCTGACGCGCCTCGTCGAGGATCTCCTCCTCGTGGGGCAGCTGTCCTCCGCCAGAACCCGGCCGGCAACCCCCACCGCGCCGTCGGGAGCCCGGCCGCCGGTGACCGCCGCGCACGTGGATCTCGCGGGGCTCCTGCGCGAGGAGGTGGCGCAGCTCGCCCTCGCACGCCCCGGTCACACGCTCTTCTGCATCGCACCCGACGAGGAGCTCGCGGTCGTCGATCCGCGGCGCGTCCGCCAGATCGTCGACAACCTCGTCGAGAACGCCTGCAAGTTCTCGCCCACGGCGACGACGGTGCGCATCACGCTGTCGACGAACGAGCACACGGCGACGCTCGTCGTCGCCGACGAGGGCCGCGGCATCGCCCCCGACGACCTCGACCGCATCCTCGAGCCCTTCCAGCGCGGCGAGGACCCGCTGCACATGACGACGTCGGGTGCGGGGCTCGGGCTGTTCATCGTCCGCGAGCTCGTCGGTGGGCTCGGCGGGCGTCTCCACATCGCAAGCGAGGTGGGGGTCGGCACGGCCGTGACCGTCACCCTGCCGCTCATCAGGCCCGCCGCCAGGCCTGCGACCGCTGCCGCGGGCGGACCGCTGTCGCTCAGCTGATCCGCGTCGGCGGGGTGGCCCCCAGGCCGTCCCCGGCCTCCTGCCACCCGGGGGCGTCGGCCTCTTCGCTCATGCCGATGGGGCCCAAGGTCCGCCCGTGCAGGAACTGCGTCACGACGGCCTTGTCGGAGCCGAACAGCTCCTCGGTCTGGCCGAACATGACGAGGTTGCGCCGGAAGAGCATCCCGATGTAGTCGGCGATGTTCCGCGCGGTGGGGATGTCGTGCGTGACGATCACGAAAGTTGCCGCCAGCTCCTCCCTCAGCTGGAGGATGAGCTCGTTGAGGAACGACACGCGGACGGGGCCGAGGCCGGAGTCGGGCTCGTCGAACAGCACGATCTCCCGGTCAAGCACGAGCGCACGGGCGAGACCGGCCCGCTTTCTCATCCCGCCGGAGACCTCCCCTGGGAAGCGGTCGGCCGCTCCGGCGAGACCGACCCGCTCGAGGTTGCGCATGACGATCTCGCGGATCTCCCGCTCGCTCCTGCGGGTGTGCTCGCGCAGGGGTAAGGCGGTGTTGTCGTAGAGGTCCACTCGACGTCCCACATCCCCTCGCCGTAGCGGGTGTCGATCTTGATGTCGCGCTTGTCGACGACCGAGCTCCGCGCCTCCCGGGTCCGCCCGGCTCGAAGGACGCTCAATCGGCCCCGGCTCATCCCTGCCCGCCCTGCGGCGCGGCCGGCTCGCCGGGGGCGCCGGGGGCGCCGGGGGCGAGCGTGGGCGACGGCCCGAGCACCGCGATGTCGGCGACGAGCCACCGGCCCGCCTCGCGGACGAGCGTGAGCTCCATGCGGAGCTCGTCGACGATCGGCTCCTCGACGGAGGCGTTGAGGCTCGTCTGCCGCACGAGCACGAACACCTCGGCCTCGTCGCCGTCGAGCTGTTGCACGAAGCTCCGCGTCACCTCGCCGACGGACTCGACCTCGTTGTCGCGCAGGGCGTCGCGGAACTCGCCGCTGAAGAGCTCGCCGACCTGGGCCGCGTAGTCGTCCGTCGCCAGGGCGCGTAGCTCCTCGACGAACTCGTCGATCGCTGCCCCTTCGAAGGTCGTGACGCGGGCCGCCACCACCTCCGCCGCCTCGCGCACCTCCTCCCGCGCGCGCGCCTCGGCAGCCTGGACCTGCCACTGGAAGGTGGAGAAGGCGGCGGCGAGCACCGCGATGACCGCGACGGCCCAGACGAACCGGGGGTCGCGCAGGAGCCCGGTCGCGCCGGGCTTGCGCGCTTCACCCCCGCCACGGGGGGTTTCGAGCGTCTCGACACCGCTCGGGCCGGGCGCGGATGTGGGTTCAGCCATGGTCGTGTCCTCTGCGTCGCGTGCGCTGGCGTTGCGCCGCGGGAGGCCGGAGGGCGCGCCCCGTGCCGAGGAGCAGGCCGCTGCCGAGGATGAAGGATACTGTCGCGCCCCGCGCGGGTTCGCCATGCCGCACCCGCGAGCAGTCCGTCATGCCTTGTCAATGTCACCCGCAGTCACAACGACGTGCGGGGCTCCGGAGTCTCGCCGGGCCTCCCGGCGCCGGCGGGACCCGCTCAGGGGACGGCGGGCGGGGGGCCGCCGGCGTCCCCCCCGAGACGGCGCTCCAGCTCGTCGACGCTCATGAGGACCTGGCGGGCCTTCGGCCCCTCCGACGGCCCCACGACGCCCATCTGCTCGAGCTCGTCCATCAGCCGCCCCGCCCGGGCGAACCCCACCTTCAGCTTACGCTGGAGCATGGAGGTCGAGCCGAGGCCCGACCGCACGACGAGCTCCATCGCCGCGGTGGTGAGGTCTGCGTCGCTCGCGTCGTCGCCGGTGACGTCGAGGCGCGCCTCGGCGTCGGTCTTCACCATGCCCGCCGCGTACTCCACGGTGCGCTGCGAGCGGCAGTGGTCGACAACGCGTTCGATCTCCCCCTCGCCGATGTAGCAGCCCTGGATACGATGGGGCTTCGAGGCGTTCGCCGGCATGAAGAGCATGTCGCCGTCGCCGACGAGCTTCTCCGCTCCGTACTGGTCGAGGATCGTCTTCGAGTCGTGGCCGGTCGCCATGGCCAGGGCGATGCGGGAGGGCACGTTCGCCTTGATGAGGCCGGTGACGACCTCGACCTGGGGACGCTGCGTGGCGAGCACGAGGTGGATGCCCACCGCGCGCGCCATCTGGGAGATCCGCACGATGTGGCTCTCGACGTCCCGGGGCGCGACCATCATGAGGTCGGACAGCTCGTCGATCACGAAGACGATGTAGGGCAGCGGCTCCCAGACGGTGTCGGCCTCGCCGCTGATGGCGGGCGCCTGCCGCACCGTCTGGTCCCGGACCGCCCCGTTGTACGAGTCGATGTTGCGGTAGCCGAGCAGGGCGAGGCGCTCGTAGCGCGACTCCATCTCCCGGACGGTCCACTCGAGGGCCTCCGTCGCCCGTTTCGGATCGGTCACCACGGGGTTGAGCAGGTGTGGCGCGCCCTCGTAATGGTTGAGTTCGACCCGCTTCGGGTCGACGAGGATGAGCCGCACCTGATCGGGGCGGGCGCGCATGAGCAGGCTCGTCACGATCGCGTTCATGGTCACGCTCTTGCCGGACCCGGTGGCACCCGCGATGAGCAGGTGCGGCATGGTGGCGAGGTTGACCATGACGGCGTGGCCGGCGATGTCCTTGCCGACCCCGACGGCGAGCGGGTGGGCCTGGCGCTCGGCTTCGGGGGCGCGCAGCACGTCGCCGAGGGTGATGAGGTCGCGGTCGCGGTTGGGCACCTCGATGCCGATCGCGGACTTGCCGGGGATCGGCGCGACGATGCGGATCTCCGGCGTGGCGAGCGCATAGGAGATGTCGTCGCCGAGCTTCGTCACCGCCGCGACCTTCACCCCCGCCTTCAGGGTGACCTCGAACCGGGTGACGGTCGGGCCCCGGTGCATGCGGCTGACCTCGGCCCCGACGTTGAACTGGCGCAGCGTGCGCTCGAGCGCACCGCGCATCTGGTCGAGCTCCCGCTTGTTGCCGACCGCCTCGCGCCCCGTGCGCAGCAGCGACAGGGGGGGAAGCTCGTAGGCGGCCCAGTCCTCCGCCGGCGGTGCGAGCACCGTCGCCGTGCCCGCCCCGGCGGTGTCCACGCCGGCCGGCAGCAGCTGCGTGTCCGACAGTCCCGGTTCGGCTGCCGCCGCCACCTCGGGCCCGTCGGCGCCGTCGAGCGCGAGCTCGTCGTCGCCGCCCCCCATCGGACCCGTGTCGTCGTCGTCGAGCGAGGTCGCCGGGGCGTTCTCGTCGAGGACCACCGTGGGGCTGTCCTCTTCGGCGGCGGCCGCCTCGGCCCGTTCCTCACGGGCGAGCCCGCGGCGCGCGCGAGCCTCGGCGACCCGGTCACGCACCGCGCGGGCGCCCGCCGCACACCGCTCGACGACGACCCGCGGTGGGGTCGCGGTCGCGAGCAGCAGGCCCACCACGACGACCGCCACGAGCAGCACGACGGCGCCGCCGGTGGCGGCGGCGGCGCGCAGGGGCAGCGCGACGGCTGCGCCGGTCCAGCCGGCGGCGCGCTGGAGGTCGGACAGGCCCGCGTCGAACGGCGGGGCGCCGGCGGCGAGGTGCCACAGGCCCGCGGTTCCGAGGGCGACGAGCATCCCCCCAGCGACCACACGCCGGTCGGCCGGTCGTGGCTCGCGCAGGAGCAGCACCCCTCCCGCGGCAAGGGCAACCGGGGCCGCGAGCCCGAGCATGCCGAACAGCCCACGGAACGCGACGTCGAGGAACACGCCGACGACGCCGGCGGCGTCGGCGTAGAGGCCGAGGGCGCTCAGCGCGGCCAGGACGAGCAGCGCGATCCCCCAGATGTCGCGGAGGTGGTCGGCGACGGTCGGGCCGCCCGGGGGGGGGTTGCGCCGGGCCGGGCGCCGCCCCGCCTCCGCGCCCTTGCCGGCCTTGCCGGTCGCCGCCTTCCTGCGGTCGGTCCTCGCCCCCGCCACGGCTAGACCTCCACGAGCACCGGCAGGATCACGGGCCGGCGCCCCACCTGGTCGCGCCAGAACCGCGCGAGTGCCTGCACACTCGTGCGCCGCACGACCGCCTCGTCGCCCTCCCCGCCGTTGCGGTGCAGCTCGTCGGCGAGGACCTTGGCGGCGTGCTCGAGCATGACCGACTGCTCGGGCTCGTAGATGATCCCCTGCTGGAGCACCCCCGGCTCACCGACGACGCGGGCGTGCTGGTCGACGGTGATGACCGCGATGCAGATGCCCTCGCCCGCGAGGCGCTCACGGTCGCGCAGCACGGCGTTGCCGACGTCGCCCACCCCGAGCCCGTCGACGAACACGACGCCGGGACGGAACGACTCGCCCCGGCGCACCGTGGCGTCCTGGAGAAGGACCGTGTCGCCGTCCTCGCAGACGAAGACCTGGTCGGGGGGCGTGCCGGTCTCGCACGCGATGCGTGCATGCGCGACGAGGTGGCGGTACTCGCCGTGGACGGGGATGAAGTGCTCGGGCCGCACGATGTTGTGGAAGAAGCGCAGGTCGTCGGCGGCGGCGTGCCCGGACACGTGCACGTCGGCGATGCCCTTGTGCACCACGTCGGCACCCTGCCGGAACAGCCCGTTGATCGACCGGTAGATCGCGTGCTCGTTGCCGGGGATGACGCTCGAGGCCATCACGACGGTGTCGCCCGGCTCGAGGCGCACCTGCTTGTGCTGGCCCGCGGCCATGAGCGACAGCGCGGCGTACGGCTCCCCCTGCGAGCCGGTGCAGACGATGACCGTCTCGTGGCGCCCCATCCGGTCGACGGCAGCCATGTCGACGATGTCGTCGTCGCGGTAGTGCAGGTAGCCGAGCTCACGCCCGATCGGCATGTTGCGGACCATCGAGCGACCGACGAAGCACACCTTGCGGTTGACTGCCAGAGCGGCGTCGATGATCTGCTGCACCCGGTGCACGTGGCTCGCGAACGTCGTGACGATGATGCGCCCGCTCGCCTGCCGGAACACCTCCGCCATGGTCCGGCCGATGACCCGCTCCGTGGGCACGTGCCCGGCGGTGTCCGCGCCGGTCGAGTCGGCGAGCAGGAGCGCGACGCCGTCGTCGCCGAGCTGGGCGAGGTGCGGCAGGTCGGTGGGCTTCCCGTCGATCGGGGTCTGGTCGAGCTTGAAGTCGCCGGAGTGGAGGATCGTTCCATGAGGGGTGTGGAACGCGACCGCGAGCCCGTCGGGGATGGAGTGCGCCACCCCGACGAACTCGATGTCGAAGGGCCCCGTCGTGAGGCGCTCGCCCGCCTCGACCTCCCGCAGGTCGGCGTTGACGTCGGGATGCTCCTCGAGCTTGGCGCGGATGAGCCCGAGGGTCAGGCGGGTGCCGTAGACGGGCACGTCGGGGAAGTCGCGCCAGAAGAACGGCAGCGCCCCCATGTGGTCCTCGTGCCCGTGGGTGATGACCACGCAGTGGACGTCGGCCGCGCGGCCCCGCAACGTCGACCAGTCGGGGAGGATGAGGTCGATCCCGTGGTGCTCGGCGTCGGGGAAGATGAGCCCGACGTCGATGAGCGCGATGCGCCCGTCGACCTCGACCGAGGCCATGTTCCGCCCGATCTCGCCGAGGCCTCCGAAGAAGGAGACGCGGACGGGAGGGTGCGCCATCAGGCGGTCACCCCCACCGCCGCGAGCGCGTCGGCGACGACACCCTCGACCTCCTCTTCGGCGTCGGCGAGCGGCGGCCGCACGGGACCGCCGGGCAACCGCAGCTGGCGCAGCGCGGCCTTCAGCGGCACCGGGTTCGTGTCGACGAACAGCGCGGAGAAGAGCGGCAGCAGCGCGAGATGGTGCGCCCGCGCCGCGGCGGGATCCGTGGGGAACGACGCGATCAACGCCGCGAGGCGCTCACCGACGAGGTGCCCGGCCACGCTCACGATCCCCACCGCGCCGACCGCGAGCAGGGGCAGCAGGTCGATGTCGTTGCCGGCGTAGATCTCGAAGGTGTCGGGCGCGTTCGCGTTCACCCAGGCGGCCTTGTCCAGATCCTT
This region of Egibacteraceae bacterium genomic DNA includes:
- a CDS encoding ATP-binding protein; the protein is MMVHGPPRLRELPLPARGLVGVTAVLSVLVAVTAVVSGDAPVSPWPVLALSAGIAVSEGLRVDLPFRRAGTAQFNLSDAALTVGLLLLPPAEVVLAACLGKLCWQLVDRVPSLKLVFNLAWYVTGTGVAALVVGAIAPRPGPVAAGSMIAVGMGLCTLTAVNATAVSGIIALSARQSWPATARRIVPTLALLTVTNAGLGLIAVLLAETRPWALVALAIPVALLYGASRAQVHATVDRERSAAVVTVEHRLSDATDPAAVASALVEGVGEVLGLRAAIWRDGRWLTPPPAPPGAGLPGSGTQQAPLGRGEGVLVAWPGELGVTVDSAEWLARLARSGGVHLDRAAAHSALEQERATLRAVVDGTGDGIFVVDESATLRLWNPAMGRLAARLPEQALGLPVSTVLGPGPWQTPGVHDVTRPGVNPHTWRVSVATVRDTAHSSLHVAVVHDVTAERRVARMKDDMLAVVSHELRTPLTPIKASAQLLRLRGNAMREEQREELLAQIEGRADHLTRLVEDLLLVGQLSSARTRPATPTAPSGARPPVTAAHVDLAGLLREEVAQLALARPGHTLFCIAPDEELAVVDPRRVRQIVDNLVENACKFSPTATTVRITLSTNEHTATLVVADEGRGIAPDDLDRILEPFQRGEDPLHMTTSGAGLGLFIVRELVGGLGGRLHIASEVGVGTAVTVTLPLIRPAARPATAAAGGPLSLS
- a CDS encoding ATP-binding cassette domain-containing protein; its protein translation is MGRRVDLYDNTALPLREHTRRSEREIREIVMRNLERVGLAGAADRFPGEVSGGMRKRAGLARALVLDREIVLFDEPDSGLGPVRVSFLNELILQLREELAATFVIVTHDIPTARNIADYIGMLFRRNLVMFGQTEELFGSDKAVVTQFLHGRTLGPIGMSEEADAPGWQEAGDGLGATPPTRIS
- a CDS encoding DNA translocase FtsK encodes the protein MAGARTDRRKAATGKAGKGAEAGRRPARRNPPPGGPTVADHLRDIWGIALLVLAALSALGLYADAAGVVGVFLDVAFRGLFGMLGLAAPVALAAGGVLLLREPRPADRRVVAGGMLVALGTAGLWHLAAGAPPFDAGLSDLQRAAGWTGAAVALPLRAAAATGGAVVLLVAVVVVGLLLATATPPRVVVERCAAGARAVRDRVAEARARRGLAREERAEAAAAEEDSPTVVLDENAPATSLDDDDTGPMGGGDDELALDGADGPEVAAAAEPGLSDTQLLPAGVDTAGAGTATVLAPPAEDWAAYELPPLSLLRTGREAVGNKRELDQMRGALERTLRQFNVGAEVSRMHRGPTVTRFEVTLKAGVKVAAVTKLGDDISYALATPEIRIVAPIPGKSAIGIEVPNRDRDLITLGDVLRAPEAERQAHPLAVGVGKDIAGHAVMVNLATMPHLLIAGATGSGKSVTMNAIVTSLLMRARPDQVRLILVDPKRVELNHYEGAPHLLNPVVTDPKRATEALEWTVREMESRYERLALLGYRNIDSYNGAVRDQTVRQAPAISGEADTVWEPLPYIVFVIDELSDLMMVAPRDVESHIVRISQMARAVGIHLVLATQRPQVEVVTGLIKANVPSRIALAMATGHDSKTILDQYGAEKLVGDGDMLFMPANASKPHRIQGCYIGEGEIERVVDHCRSQRTVEYAAGMVKTDAEARLDVTGDDASDADLTTAAMELVVRSGLGSTSMLQRKLKVGFARAGRLMDELEQMGVVGPSEGPKARQVLMSVDELERRLGGDAGGPPPAVP
- a CDS encoding ribonuclease J — translated: MAHPPVRVSFFGGLGEIGRNMASVEVDGRIALIDVGLIFPDAEHHGIDLILPDWSTLRGRAADVHCVVITHGHEDHMGALPFFWRDFPDVPVYGTRLTLGLIRAKLEEHPDVNADLREVEAGERLTTGPFDIEFVGVAHSIPDGLAVAFHTPHGTILHSGDFKLDQTPIDGKPTDLPHLAQLGDDGVALLLADSTGADTAGHVPTERVIGRTMAEVFRQASGRIIVTTFASHVHRVQQIIDAALAVNRKVCFVGRSMVRNMPIGRELGYLHYRDDDIVDMAAVDRMGRHETVIVCTGSQGEPYAALSLMAAGQHKQVRLEPGDTVVMASSVIPGNEHAIYRSINGLFRQGADVVHKGIADVHVSGHAAADDLRFFHNIVRPEHFIPVHGEYRHLVAHARIACETGTPPDQVFVCEDGDTVLLQDATVRRGESFRPGVVFVDGLGVGDVGNAVLRDRERLAGEGICIAVITVDQHARVVGEPGVLQQGIIYEPEQSVMLEHAAKVLADELHRNGGEGDEAVVRRTSVQALARFWRDQVGRRPVILPVLVEV